The Nostoc sp. 'Peltigera membranacea cyanobiont' N6 genome contains the following window.
TGACAGGGCTGTTAGAGTTATTTGATGGTTGAGCAACTTCTGGAAGTTTTTCAGGTAAAGAGCGGGTGGGAGTACTAGGTTTTTCTTGTCTCACCCTTACAGGTGTAACCTGGGAGGCTTCTACCTTGGGTTTTGCCTGTCTGATAATCACAACAGGTTCAGCAACTTCGATTTTGGGCGTAGATTGCCTAACTGGTTCCTTTGATTGAGCAACCTCTGGCTGACGCAATCTCTGTTTGAGTCTGGCTCGCCGTTGGGAAAATTCCGGTTGGGCTTGAACGCCTTCGGGTGCAACAGCCTGTTTTTTAACTGGATTTGTAAATGCTGTTGGCTGGGAAGTTTCAACAGTGGGAACGATATTATCTACTTGTGTTTCCGTTTGGGCAAACACAAAGCCGCCGCTAAGGAGGCTAACGCTACTCAGCCAGCAGAGGCTCTGGGCTGGTAGCGTTGAGGCAAAACGTTTTTTTGTCAGACCTTGCTGCCATAAGTAATGCAAACGATGTGGGGCAGAATTATTGCGCTGCGTCATTTGTTCTCTCAGTTGTGTGTAATTAGCCTAAAGAGATGATGCTAGTGGTTTGTCTTGCCCAAAGAGCGAAATTTTGAACAAACCTCAAATTTAAACGGAAGATTTATGGTACCCCAAACTGATTGTACCGGGTTGAATATAAATTTCCGGTGTAATTAGTTCCTTTGTATCATGTGTTTCTAAATCAACTCGTAAATTTCCTTGAGGAGTCACTCCAACTACTGTACCTGAAAGATTATTGACATACACCCGATCGCCCATGTTTGTAAGCAAATCTAGATAGCGAGACAAGAGTATGTTTACTCCTTCTTGCCAAAGGCACTCCATACCGGATTCAATTCCCAGCAAGACGGTAGAGGTGAGCATTTCCAGACAAGAAATTGGTCTGAAATCTTGCAAAGCTTGCCACGATTCCAAATTGATTCCAGTTTCGGGTACTGGATTTGTCCAGTTAATACCAACACCAATTACTGCTTGAGTGATTTGTCCTTTGTTTACTTTGGTTTCTGTCAAAATGCCGCCTAGTTTGCGACCATTTAAAACTAAATCATTGGGCCATTTTATGCCAACATTTATACCGCGCTGGCGCAATTGAGACGCAATTCCCCAAGCAGTGGCGAAAGTTAGCTGGTAGCTGTCAGTAGCCTCTATTTTTTGGTCAAAAGGTTTATGGTCGAAAGAAGTTGCCACGGAAAGATACAATCCCCCAACTGGAGAAATCCACTCGCGTCCCCATTGTCCGCGCCCAGCAGATTGTACACCTGCGATGACTACTGTTCCTGAAATCGCCCCTTGGTTGAGTAAGTTCCAGAGGGTTTGGTTTGTTGAGGAGACGCTTTCAAAAAAATGAAGGGAAAATGGTAAATATGTATTAGACTTTTGCCCTGCTTTCAAGGCTGTTTCCAAGTTTTGCAGATTAAATCCCACAGCAGTTAAGCCAAATTCCGTTGTTCAAGTTAGCATTGATTGGCTGATGAGTGATTTCTCTTTAGGTTTGGTTGAAGATGCACACTTGGCACTGGCGCAATTCGGAAGGACTGCCTTTTTTAACTTGTAGTATTCTGGAACATTGGCATCACGGCTTCTTTACCCAGCAGTTTTGGCCGCGATCGCCACAAGTTATCACAGAAGTATTGCAACCAGAGGCATCAGTCTATCGCTTAAAGCAGGTTCATGGCAATACTGTTCTCACTCCCCAAGAAGTTGAAAGCTTCTTAAGCTCTGCTGACGAGGATTTAGCATCGGCGGATGGTTTAATCAGCGAGCAGCCTCTACAAGCTGTTTGGGTAGCTAGCGCAGATTGTACACCCGTGCTAATTGGGGATGTGAAAACTGGACAAGTAGCAGCATTACACGCTGGTTGGCGGGGGACTGCTCAAAAAATTGTGCCCCAAGCGATCGCTCGGCTACAATCTCAAGGCAGTAAACTTGATGATTTACGCATTGCACTAGGCCCGGCGATCGCTGGTGAGGTTTACCAAGTCTCCATCGAAGTGGCTGCCGAAATTGGGGCTAGTATTATATCACATAATGAAGAACAAAAAATAATTCAAGCATTGCATGAATTACCAAATTCACCTTTACTAGAAGATCCTGATCCAGGAAAAGTAAAGTTGGATGTGCGGCGAGTGAATACCTTACAACTGGAAAATATGGGGATTAGTGCAGAACAAATTGCGATCGCACCTTATTGTACTTTCCAAACTCCAGAGCATTTCTTTTCTTACCGCCGGGAGAAAGAGAAAAAAATTCAATGGTCAGGGATTGTTAGCGGTAAAACGAATCAGTAGTTTATCAGAAGTCGTACAACAGTGAGTGAAAACCCGATCTCCAACCTCTTTCCCAACGCTCATCACCTAGAAAGTGTTTAACACAGACTACTTGGCTTTGTAAGGCTCTTTCCCTGCATCCATCACACAGACAGAGTTGTTCAGACAAACCATATTTAAGCTGTAAAGCATTAATCTCTGCTATTAAAGCATCTTGTACTTCTTGCGGCGGAGTCTGACGTGCAGCAAGAAGCTGTTTCCTAAAAACTGGATCTTGGTTTTGTGAACACCAATTCACCCAGAAAGCAATATCTGAATCTAGCTCAATACTTTTGTTTCTTGTCACTAACTTGTTTAAAGCATCTGCTAGAAATTCTTCAGGAAGCGCAACTCTATGCACTTCCACATAGTGAACCAAGCCTTCAGGCCATATCCAGTAACCATCAGTTAATTCTGAACTTCCCATGAATGCTTTAGCACATCCATGCATAAACCTACACCACGATAATCCACGATATTGTGCGTATAGCTTTCCTGCACAAAGGTAAGCAACCACCCGTTTGGCAATATCTGGTGCTAGTTTTCCCGCAACCTCTTGCGGTGCCAGAAATTGATCGTCATCAAGGTTCTTAATCCAATAACCGATCGTAGGCATAATTCGTTTACCTCTGACCTACCCTTTATAAATCCACACGCCTTAGTTAGGGTACAGAAACTAAGGCTTCACTCAAAACATCACGATGCATTAATGCACCATCCACCAAAGATTGAATTTTCTCTGATGATAACGGCTCACCATTGGCATAATGCTCCATCCAAGTCAAACTAATCAAATTGGGATCGTCGGGTAAACTTGCTAAATCCCATCCAGGCATTTCTAAGTCTTCCATGAGACGATTTACTTTGGGATCGTAACTGAGAGCGAAGCAGCGACAACCTTCAGATGCAGCCATAATCAAGCTGTGTAGGCGCATCCCAATTGCCATTTCTACGCCGCGAAACACACCTTTTAAAAGTTGCGGATCTGACAGACACAAAATCTGGCTGACATCTTTAAGATGTGGTTGAATGGCTTCGGCAATACTTAAATCTTCACTTTTTTGAAACGGTAGTAGTAAAATAAAAGCCTGTGTAGCTTTTTGAAAGTCAACCAAAGCGCGAGTTAAGTTTGCCAGACGTGTTTCTGTAAGTTGGGGATGCGATCGCAACGTTACCGCAACTCTCGGCGCAGGTAAATCCCAAAGTCCTGGGACTGGTTTAGATTCCAACGCCCAAACCGGGTCAGGAGCTATAATACAAGGGATTTGCCAATCAGATAATAAAGCAGCACTGGCGCGATCGCGGACACTAATTTTGGTACAATTACCAAAGGTTTGCTTTGCCAACCAACGAGTTTGCGGACGCACTAAGGGGCCAATACCTTGCGCCCAAGCAACAGTTTTCAAACCCATTTTCTGAGCTAATGCCATCAGTCCCCCATAATAAAATGGGCTGATAGTACTGGTAACATCCTGAATAAGACTCCCGCCGCCCCAAATCAAAGCATCGCCAGAGCGTAAAGCTTGCAGTACAGGTAAAGGAGCCATGCGATCGCAAGTTTCTACATTATAGCGATCGCGAGTTTCCTCTGGATTACCCGAAAGTACCACAGGTGTTACGTGAGATGGTAACATTTGCAAAAGCGTCGCCAACAAAGCCTCGTCACCACCATTACCTTTACCGTAATATCCAGACAATAACGCCCGCATCTTAACCATTTTAGATTTTAGATTAACAACTTTTTTTATACAGAATATCTGTCATTGCTACAACAGATAGTAGATTCATTCACAAATTCTATTTTCAAACTTCGTAACAAAGGAAGATAGAAATAACTCCTAACTCTTGTACAGACGCGATTAATCGTGTCTCTCCTCCTAACTCCTAACTTTCTTATGCACGCCCTATCGATTCCCACCTGGATTATTCATATTTCTAGCGTTATTGAGTGGATTGTCGCCATTTGGTTAATCTGGACTTACGGCGAACTCACTAATAATCGTAATTGGTGGGGATTGTCCCTGGCCATGTTACCAGCTTTAGTTAGCGCTATGTGTGCCTGTACCTGGCATTATTTCGACAACGCCCAATCTCTAGAATGGCTGGTAACACTTCAAGCTACCATGACCTTAGTTGGTAATTTTACCCTTTGGGCAGCGGCGTTTTTGATTTGGCGTTCTACCAAATCTCCTGACACTGTTGAACCAAAACCTATTAAATCAGAGCCATGATTTCTAAAGAAACCCTGTTTGCACTTTCACTGTTTCCCTATTTGGGTTTCTTGTGGTTTCTCAGCCGCAGTCCGCAAATGCCGCGTTTAGCGCTATATGGATTTTACGGTACTCTCGTCTTCGTTGCCATCACCATCCCAGCCGGAATTTACGCCCAATTACATTACGGTGAGTCTTTGGCCAATGTCGATTGGTTGCACGGTGGTGCAGAACTATTTTTGACCCTTTCTAACATCTTGCTGGTGCTGGGTTTTGGACAAGCTGTAAGGCAATTAAAAATCAAAAGTCATTAGTGCTTTGTAAACACAAATTACCAAGGACTAAGGGCAAAGGACGATCTTTAAACAAGCCAATATACAGTTTAAATGCGTCACAGCTAAGTTTTGATTGTATTGAGTTATGAGGAAGAAGTAAATGGATGTAATTCCAGCGATTGATTTACTAGAAGGTCGCTGTGTGCGACTGTATCAGGGAGACTACGATCGCTCGCAAGTTTTTAGCGAAAATCCCGTTGATGTTGCCAAACAGTGGGTAGATCAAGGTTCTACCAGATTGCATATAGTTGATTTAGATGGTGCTAAAGCGGGTAAAGTAGTAAACTTGGCAGCAATTGAAGCGATCGCTCATGCAGTGTCAATACCCATTGAAATTGGTGGAGGATTGCGCGATCGCACCAGCGTGCAACAAGTATTCAATCTAGGCGTACAGTGGGCAATTCTCGGAACCATTGCTGTAGAACAACCCCAGCTAGTACAACAACTGTGTGAAGAATTTCCCAAACAGATTATTATTGGCATTGATGCCCGTAACGGCAAAGTTGCTACTCGCGGGTGGTTAGAAACTTCCGAAGTTTTAGCAACTCAACTGGCTGTACAAATGCAAGAATTGGGTGCAGCCGCCATCATTTATACAGATATTCACCGCGATGGTACTCTCATCGGCCCCAATTTAGAAGCTTTGCGAGAACTTGCATCGGTAATTTCCATCCCGATAATTGCCTCTGGCGGGGTAAGTTCTATCACCGATTTGTTGAGTTTGTTAGCGTTAGAACCTCAAGGCGTGACTGGTGTGATTGTCGGACGTGCCTTGTATACTGGGGATATTTTACTCAAAGAAGCATTACGAGCGATCGGGCCTGGGCGAATTCAGGATATTCCACCCAATCTAGGTTTTTCTAGCTTTGCTTGACATGTAAATCTACCAAGCGAAACTTAAATTTTCTATGATATATTTCTGTAATCAACAATACCCGTGATGTAGATAATATTGTAGTAAATTTTCAAATTCAGTATTATGTCTAGTCAAGAACCAAATTCTAAGCAAGCATTTCAGCAAACACAGTCCACCGGAACAAAGAAGAAACTACAACCTCCCGCAGACATCAAAAAACCAAAGAAAACCGAATAACAAGCATTATAGTTCGTAGTAGAGACTTAACTTAAATTAAGTCTTTACTACTCTCATCAAAAAGAAATCAGCTTATTTATTTTTCGCTTGAGTTTTTGCCTGTTCTAAAGCTATTTCTTTGATTGCCTGATAGGAATTAACATTTGAAGTACCTTCAATCGCTTTCACTGCTAAATCCTGAACTTGTTTGAGAGCAGATTCAAGTTGCTTAGAAAGATTTTGAATCCGCGTCTCTTGGTTAGTAATAGTTTGTTCTAGAGATTGCAGTCTCTGTTCATAAAACCGCTTTTGTCCTTCTACTTCCTTAGAATATAAATCTGATTTTACTTTAGCTTGGTAGTGGGCGATGCCTTTGCCTTCTTCTGTAGCTTTCTTGATAGCTGCTTCTTTATCTTTCGGAAAAGCCTCTACCTTCACTTTTAATTCTTCAAATTGTTTCTCTCTTTCAGCAATTGCTTTCTCTCGTTCAGCCCACTGTTTCTCTGTTTCTTGTAGTAATTCTTCCAGTTGTTTATATAGTGCTTTCTGCTGTTGTTCGTATTCGTCACTTTGTAGCTGACGTTGAAGTTCTAAATTATATTTATACTCTGATGCATCGCGTTGCCGAGTTTTATTCAAGTTTTCATTTCGTTCTTTTATCGTCCGTTGCTGTTCCTCCTGTTCTTTTACCCAAGTATTCCTTTGTTCTAATATTTCTTGGAATAACACTTCAGAACGCTGGCTATATTCTTCCTGATAAGCTTTCGTATTATCTTCATAAGCTTGGATGAGAGTATCCAATATATCATCAGAAACTTCCAACTTGTGCAGTTGTGTTAATTGTTGGATTTCTTCTTCTAAATTTCGCCTGATTTCTTCTAACTTAGAGGCTTTTGTGGTTAGCTGTTCGGATAATTCATTAGCAGCGCTGCCAAAACCTAATTGAATCTTCGCCAAGCTTTCAATTGTATTGTTCATCTTCTGTTGGACGCTAGAAAGCTGATTCATAGCTATTGTTTGTTCTAATTTTGGCTGTTCTTTAGTTCCAGGCTGGTTTTCTTTGGCAACTTTTTCAAGTTCCGATTTCAGCGCTGCTTTTTCTTTAGCTAACTCCTCAAATGCCTGAAGAATTTCTACTTTAGTATTCTTATCAGTCGGCTTTTTCACCACCACAACAAACCTCCTCTTCAGGAATTAAAAATGGTTAAGATGCTAAGAACTCGTAACTATTTAGGATTAGAGCTACCAAAAGCCCTCATAGCTAAGTCTTGTGCTTGTTTTAATGCTGTTTGCAATTGAGCAGAAATCCCTTCTATTTGCTCAGACTGTTTCTTAATTGTTTCTTCCAGAGATTGAATTTTTTGCTCATAACTCTGTTTGTTAGATTCCCATTCTCTCTCAAATAAATCAGCCTCAACTTTAGCTTTTTGGCTTGTTTCTTTAATTGCTTCTTCCCTAGCTTTCTTAACCGATTCTTCCAGTTCGTTAGGAAATGTAGTTACCTTTTGTTGATAGTCTGCAAACAGTGGTTGGCGTTCAGCAAATATCTTCTCTCGTTCTGCCCAATCTTTCTCTTTCTTTTGAGAATTTTCTTGTATTTCCCTTTGTTGTTGGCGTTTTATTGCTTCGTAACTGTCTGTATTGAGTTTACGATTAGTTTCTAGCTTATATAGAGATTCTTCTTGTTCTTGCTGGCGATCTTTAACTAATAAATCATTATATGCTTGCAGTTTTTCTTCATACTCGGCTTGTTCTTTTTGCCATTCTTTTCGCCTAATTGTAATTTCTTTCTCTAATGCTTCCCTTTTGCTGATAGTATCTTGTTCTAGGGTTTTTAATTTCTCTTGGTGTTCTTGACTTAAAATGTCTAGAGTATCCGCTACAACTCTGATTTGTTGAAGCTCTTGTAAGCGTTGCGTTTCAATTTCTATAGCTCGGTTCAATTCATCTAACTTAGAATTTTCCTGAGCTAGTTTTTCAGATAATCCGTTGAGAATACTGCCAAACTCTAATTGTAAATCAGCTAAACCTTTGACAATACTATCAACCGTATATGCAGAAGCTACTTGCAGAATCTCTTGACTTTTTGCCTTGTCTGCTTCCTCTTGTTTGGTTGCTATTTTAGACTCCAGCTTTTTTCTTTGGATAATAATTTGTTGAAATGCTTGCATTAGTTGTTGTTTGCTGTCCTTGACTCCAACTGTAGTCATCTTCCAACTCCCTTCAATAGGCAAATGATTTATTGGGTAGCAAGCCATACCAAGGACTACCCCATGCAGACATCAGAGTAGCTTTGAATCAACATTTTTAACGCAGTGGAAATACTGAAATGATCGATAGAGAACACTTAGGCGATCCGAATTTTCCACAGATATGTCCTTCTATTTTTCAGGTATAGTTTTCCTTTTGAGCTTTATAGTACTTGTGTACTAAAATAAATATACCCAACATAATCTCTTCTTGTCAAGATAATGCTTCCTATAATTGCGCCACACAACAAAGCATTAAAAGCTGGCAGTCATAGTGATTTAGGAGAGTGATGTAGTGTGTGTCACTTTTTGTAAAGAAAATCTAAAAGAATTAACTCTAGCAGAAGCGCCGTTGCACTAAGACGAGATAATAGATTTAATCATGCTAATTGATACAAGCACAGTCCTAGACTTTTGTGATATCAATGTATACCACTGAATCGACCAAATACCCTGCCAGAACGGACATTGGGCAAACCAGCCGTATTCTAGTAGTAGAAGATGAAGAATTAATCCAGGAAATGCTAGCTGTAGCCCTGGAAGAGGAAGGTTACGGGGTGATAACTGCCCCCGATGGGCGGTCTGCTATAGAGTATCTCAAAAGTTTTGAAACCAACTCAGGGGAAGTTCCCTTCGATCTGATCGTTCTTGATTTGATGCTACCGCAAATCAATGGGCTAGATATTTGCCGTTTGCTGCGTCATCAAGGCAACCCAATACCTATTTTAATGCTCAGTGCTAAGGGTAGTGAAACTGACCGCGTTCTGGGGTTAGAGGTGGGAGCAGATGACTACCTGACCAAACCTTTTAGTATGCGTGAGTTAGTGGCTCGTTGTCGCGCTTTACTCCGCCGCCAACGCCTAAGTAATTTACCACCAATACCAGTATTAAAATTCAAGGATGTCACCTTGAATCCTCAAGAATGTCGGGTGCTAGTTCGCGGTCAAGAAGTGAGTCTTTCTCCCAAAGAGTTCCGCTTGCTGGAACTGTTTATGAGTTACGCCCGCCGGGTATGGTCGCGAGAACAATTACTAGATCAGGTTTGGGGGCCAGATTTTGTCGGCGATAGTAAAACTGTAGACGTTCATATTCGGTGGTTGCGCGAAAAACTAGAGCAAGACCCCAGTCATCCCGAATATATTGTGACTGTGCGAGGTTTTGGCTATAGGTTTGGATAATTAGTTTAGATAGTTGTTAGTTTTTAGTAGTCACCAAGAAACTAACAACTCAAATGCTTTTATTGGGATTTTCTCTGGGTTTAGCGGTAGGCATTGGGTTTTGGGTTTGGCAACAGGTTCAACTTAACCGCTACCTGGGGCGCTTACTCCGACCGTTAACCTCCCATTCCTCCAAGATGGGACTGCTGCTGATTCCTGGGTTGCGGCAGGAAATAGCGATGGTGAAGCAGCAACGGCAAGATTTGCAGCAGTCATTGCAAACTTACCAAGACCTGCTAGATTTTGCACCAGTGGGATATTTGCAGGTGGATGAAGAAAATCAACTGCTGTGGTGCAATCGGCAGGCGCAAGAAATTTTGTATCTGCAAAGGTGGCAACCAGAACAGATACGCTTGTTATTAGAGTTAGTAAGGTCTTACGAACTTGACCATTTAATTGAGCAAACTCGCGATCGCCAAAAACCACAAAGGGGAGAATGGATATTTCATCCATCTTGTGATGATGCAGCAGAGATGCAAACAATAAAATCTCTGGCTTTGCGGGCATCTAGTTTGCCTTTACCCAATGGACAAGTGGGAGTATTTTTAGAAAATCGTCAACCCCTATTAGATATAAATCAAGCACGCGATCGCTCTTTTTCCGATCTAGCCCACGAACTCAGAACGCCCTTAACTTCCATTCGCTTGGTTGTGGAAACGTTACAAATCCGCTTGGAACCACCTCTCAATCGTTGGGTTAACCGTTTGATGCAAGAAGTCGATCGGCTGATTAACTTAGTGCAAAGCTGGTTAGATTTGACCCAAATGGAAGCAAACCCAACCATGCAATTGCAAGCCAAAGCTGTAGAATTGCGATCGCTAATTACATCTGTTTGGGAAACACTAGAACCCTTAGCACAGCGTCAACATCTATCTCTTTCTTATTCTGGCCCAGAAAATCTCTGGATTAAAGCAGATAAAGCCCGGATTTTCCAAGTTTTTCTCAACTTGCTAGACAACAGTATTAAATACAGTTCTCCTTCTACAAGCATTCACGTTGAAGCGAAAATCTTATCAACAAAAGATAATGATGGGGCTTCTCCAATTCTGGAAATAAATCTTATTGATTCTGGAGTTGGGTTTTCTGAAGCAGATTTACCCCACGTTTTTGAGCGATTTTATCGAGGAGATAAGGCGCGAACCCATTCCCCACAAGATAGTAACTCCATCGGCGCGATCGTTGGCAATGGCTTAGGATTAGCGATCGTTGAGCAAATTCTGATCGCCCACGGTGGTTCAATCAAAGCAATGAACCATCCAGAAACTGGGGGTGCGTGGATGCAACTCCAATTTCCTGAAGTTATGGCAAACTCCTTAAGCCAAGACTATAGTTAGTAATATCTTCACGTTTGAGACAACAAGTGTGAAAGCTGTCGATTATACTCCCAATCCTCAAAGACCACAACTCGCACGAGCCATTAGGCGCTTAGAACGCGATGTATTACGCATGGGTGCCTTGGTAGAACAATCATTTCGCCTCAGCCACCAAGCGTTATTTGCTCGTAACTTAACAGCAGCTGAGGAACTCCCCCGATTAGATAAAAAGATCGATCGCTTTTATCGTCAAATTGAATCAGACTGTACGGCGATTATGACGCTGCAAGCACCTACGGCTCAAGATTTGCGCTGCTTGAGTGCTTTTATGCAGTTAGTGCGAGACTTAGAGCGCATTGGTGATTATGCTGAGGATTTAGCTGAGATTGCGATTAAAATTTTTCCTTATGCGCCTCATCCGTGTTTATCTGAGATTGAAGCTATGTCCCTTCACGCGCAGGCGATGCTAGCAACTAGCTTGAAGGCTTTAGGAGATTTTGATGAAGGCGGTGGTCGCCGTTTAAAGCACCTAGATGATACTGTAGACGATGCCTACGATCGCGTTTATCAAACTTTAGCCCAACAACGGGATGTGCCTGGTGTAGTCGAGCCAATTGTGCTGTTAGCACTGGCAATTCGTTGTCTAGAACGGATGGCAGATCATGCTACTAATATCGGTCAGAGGGTAGCATATATTGTCACCGGTCAACGCTCTTAATTGAATTGTTGCCCAAATCCCCCACTTTTTGAGGAAGTCGGGGATCTAAATCTATGTGAAGTAAGCACCATTTCACCCTAGTCTCTTCATAATTATTTGTGCCTACACACTTACTTAGTATTTAGAAAACCCTCAAGAATTAAAAATAAGTTAACCAAATATTTTACTAAAAGCTTACCTTTTCTTAAACTTGCACAATTAAAGTAACAAATAAATAACTGAAAAGTTTTGTTCTATCTCATTGATAGATATCTAAAATCAGAAGTTGTTACCATCGGAAAATTTTGAGCTAGGGACTAGCTCAAACTAAGAAGAGTGCCATTAAATTACATAGGTAAATTTTGATACAAATTATTAGCGTATCTTAATCATTGTAAATAGCGAGATTTCCTGATAATTATGTAGTTACGGTTAATGATATATTCCACAACTCCTACTTCAAATTTCTCTGCCGTGTCAAATAGCTCTGCTTTAAGCGGACAATTACCCCAGCAGATATTTACCCGTAGGGAAGTAATTCCACATCAAAATGACGTACTTTGGCGTATTGAATACGGTGCAGTTCGTACCCTAACGTGGAGTGAAGATGGAACATTCATCACTCTTGGTTATTGGGGATTAGGAGATTTGATTGGCTATCCTTTGTCTAGAGTCAAGCCCTACCAGATTGAATGTCTCACAGGCGTGGAACTAAGCATTGTGCCACCTCATTTGTGGCATCAAGATATTAATGCTTTGTTGTCTCATATTCAACAGGCAGAGGATCTATTAAGCATTGTGCATCAAAAACCTATTTCGCTCCGTTTGTGGCAGTTTTTAGTGTGGTTAAGCGAAAAATTTGGCCGTGATGTAGATAAGGGGAAGCTAATTGATTTAAATGTTACACATCAAGATATTGCTGAAGTTTTAAATACTACACGAGTAACAATTACCCGAATACTACAACAGTTGGAGGAAGAAGGAACAGTTTTACGTTACAAACGCCGCATTATTTTGCGTTTACCAAGTGGTAAGTTAATTAAAAATTATGGTTCCGCAGTATCTAACTAAATTGCTTGTAATAATCAGAAGATATAAGGTATAATCATCGCTGTGAATGTGTGTAGAATCCCCGAAATTAAAGTGCTCTAAGCATTTTATTATGACTGGATTATGTAGGTGTGAGTGAGAGTAAAAACATGACAAAACGATTCTGGAATCTGATTAAGGTTAGTCCAGTTGTTCTAGCTGCGACATTTTTTGCTACGAATAATGCCTTAGCTGCGGAAGTAAACGAACCAGTAACAAATGTTACCCAATTATCTGAGGTTCAAGACTCTAACAGCATCGATCAGGTAACATCAGTTTCGCAATTTTCTGATGTGCAGCCCACAGATTGGGCATTCC
Protein-coding sequences here:
- a CDS encoding DUF3593 domain-containing protein, which translates into the protein MISKETLFALSLFPYLGFLWFLSRSPQMPRLALYGFYGTLVFVAITIPAGIYAQLHYGESLANVDWLHGGAELFLTLSNILLVLGFGQAVRQLKIKSH
- a CDS encoding Crp/Fnr family transcriptional regulator, giving the protein MIYSTTPTSNFSAVSNSSALSGQLPQQIFTRREVIPHQNDVLWRIEYGAVRTLTWSEDGTFITLGYWGLGDLIGYPLSRVKPYQIECLTGVELSIVPPHLWHQDINALLSHIQQAEDLLSIVHQKPISLRLWQFLVWLSEKFGRDVDKGKLIDLNVTHQDIAEVLNTTRVTITRILQQLEEEGTVLRYKRRIILRLPSGKLIKNYGSAVSN
- a CDS encoding winged helix-turn-helix domain-containing protein; this encodes MYTTESTKYPARTDIGQTSRILVVEDEELIQEMLAVALEEEGYGVITAPDGRSAIEYLKSFETNSGEVPFDLIVLDLMLPQINGLDICRLLRHQGNPIPILMLSAKGSETDRVLGLEVGADDYLTKPFSMRELVARCRALLRRQRLSNLPPIPVLKFKDVTLNPQECRVLVRGQEVSLSPKEFRLLELFMSYARRVWSREQLLDQVWGPDFVGDSKTVDVHIRWLREKLEQDPSHPEYIVTVRGFGYRFG
- a CDS encoding DUF2499 domain-containing protein; the protein is MHALSIPTWIIHISSVIEWIVAIWLIWTYGELTNNRNWWGLSLAMLPALVSAMCACTWHYFDNAQSLEWLVTLQATMTLVGNFTLWAAAFLIWRSTKSPDTVEPKPIKSEP
- the pgeF gene encoding peptidoglycan editing factor PgeF — translated: MHTWHWRNSEGLPFLTCSILEHWHHGFFTQQFWPRSPQVITEVLQPEASVYRLKQVHGNTVLTPQEVESFLSSADEDLASADGLISEQPLQAVWVASADCTPVLIGDVKTGQVAALHAGWRGTAQKIVPQAIARLQSQGSKLDDLRIALGPAIAGEVYQVSIEVAAEIGASIISHNEEQKIIQALHELPNSPLLEDPDPGKVKLDVRRVNTLQLENMGISAEQIAIAPYCTFQTPEHFFSYRREKEKKIQWSGIVSGKTNQ
- the csaB gene encoding polysaccharide pyruvyl transferase CsaB → MRALLSGYYGKGNGGDEALLATLLQMLPSHVTPVVLSGNPEETRDRYNVETCDRMAPLPVLQALRSGDALIWGGGSLIQDVTSTISPFYYGGLMALAQKMGLKTVAWAQGIGPLVRPQTRWLAKQTFGNCTKISVRDRASAALLSDWQIPCIIAPDPVWALESKPVPGLWDLPAPRVAVTLRSHPQLTETRLANLTRALVDFQKATQAFILLLPFQKSEDLSIAEAIQPHLKDVSQILCLSDPQLLKGVFRGVEMAIGMRLHSLIMAASEGCRCFALSYDPKVNRLMEDLEMPGWDLASLPDDPNLISLTWMEHYANGEPLSSEKIQSLVDGALMHRDVLSEALVSVP
- a CDS encoding sensor histidine kinase; its protein translation is MLLLGFSLGLAVGIGFWVWQQVQLNRYLGRLLRPLTSHSSKMGLLLIPGLRQEIAMVKQQRQDLQQSLQTYQDLLDFAPVGYLQVDEENQLLWCNRQAQEILYLQRWQPEQIRLLLELVRSYELDHLIEQTRDRQKPQRGEWIFHPSCDDAAEMQTIKSLALRASSLPLPNGQVGVFLENRQPLLDINQARDRSFSDLAHELRTPLTSIRLVVETLQIRLEPPLNRWVNRLMQEVDRLINLVQSWLDLTQMEANPTMQLQAKAVELRSLITSVWETLEPLAQRQHLSLSYSGPENLWIKADKARIFQVFLNLLDNSIKYSSPSTSIHVEAKILSTKDNDGASPILEINLIDSGVGFSEADLPHVFERFYRGDKARTHSPQDSNSIGAIVGNGLGLAIVEQILIAHGGSIKAMNHPETGGAWMQLQFPEVMANSLSQDYS
- the phoU gene encoding phosphate signaling complex protein PhoU; translation: MKAVDYTPNPQRPQLARAIRRLERDVLRMGALVEQSFRLSHQALFARNLTAAEELPRLDKKIDRFYRQIESDCTAIMTLQAPTAQDLRCLSAFMQLVRDLERIGDYAEDLAEIAIKIFPYAPHPCLSEIEAMSLHAQAMLATSLKALGDFDEGGGRRLKHLDDTVDDAYDRVYQTLAQQRDVPGVVEPIVLLALAIRCLERMADHATNIGQRVAYIVTGQRS
- the hisA gene encoding 1-(5-phosphoribosyl)-5-[(5-phosphoribosylamino)methylideneamino]imidazole-4-carboxamide isomerase, with the translated sequence MDVIPAIDLLEGRCVRLYQGDYDRSQVFSENPVDVAKQWVDQGSTRLHIVDLDGAKAGKVVNLAAIEAIAHAVSIPIEIGGGLRDRTSVQQVFNLGVQWAILGTIAVEQPQLVQQLCEEFPKQIIIGIDARNGKVATRGWLETSEVLATQLAVQMQELGAAAIIYTDIHRDGTLIGPNLEALRELASVISIPIIASGGVSSITDLLSLLALEPQGVTGVIVGRALYTGDILLKEALRAIGPGRIQDIPPNLGFSSFA
- a CDS encoding biotin--[acetyl-CoA-carboxylase] ligase; the protein is MGFNLQNLETALKAGQKSNTYLPFSLHFFESVSSTNQTLWNLLNQGAISGTVVIAGVQSAGRGQWGREWISPVGGLYLSVATSFDHKPFDQKIEATDSYQLTFATAWGIASQLRQRGINVGIKWPNDLVLNGRKLGGILTETKVNKGQITQAVIGVGINWTNPVPETGINLESWQALQDFRPISCLEMLTSTVLLGIESGMECLWQEGVNILLSRYLDLLTNMGDRVYVNNLSGTVVGVTPQGNLRVDLETHDTKELITPEIYIQPGTISLGYHKSSV